The Nonlabens sp. Hel1_33_55 genome contains the following window.
TTATCACCAGTCAAGAGAGCCGCTTGAGCTCCTTTCAATAAATACTTGGGAGTTGTAAAGTCATTAGGAACTACATCTGCAGCTTCGTTGTAATACTTAACAGCATCCTCAGCTTGGTCAACTTGCATAAGTGCATCACCTATACCAGCTTTAGCATAAGCCTCCATAATAGAGCCATCACCATCGTAAGCTGTCAAGTAATCAATCGCTTTTTGATAATTGGTTCCACCTAAATTAAGATAAGCCATACCAGCTTGATAGTTGGCGATGTTACCAGCGTCAGTTCCGCCATAGTTTTCTGCTAGTTGCAACAAACCATATTTTCCTTCACCACCTTCTAGTGCAAGGTTATAAAGAGAATCCTGCTCCTCACCGGTAGCATTTACTGCTTGTTCGTAAAAGCTAAAAGCCTGAGTGGACTCTTCTAGAGCTTCATCTGCTTTAGGTCCAACTACAAATGCAGTGTATGCCCAGATGGCAGCAGCGATTACAGCTATTGCGATAACGGTATATAGAATAACATTTTGGTTTTTGGCAACCCATTCTTCGGTTCTTCCTGCGCCTTCATCAAGTGATTCAAAAATCTCTGCCGTTGTCGACTCTTGATCTTCGATTACTTCTTTCTCCTTCTGCGTTTTAGGCTTGTAACCTCTTTTATTATATGTGGCCATTATCAAATTTATTGAACGCGCAAAAATATAATTTTTATCGGTATTAAAAAACGCGTAATGACTTATTCTTCTAGCGGGCAATCCTTAAATTTGGCATTGCAGTGAAGTAGTTATCTATGTTACGCTTTCGCGAAAGCGAACTAGACACAATCCTCTATACATCAATATATTACAATCTATTAATTATGCATCTTAAATCTTTGAGCCTGGTCAATTATAAGAGTTTTGACAGCGCTGATTTTGAGATGGATGAGAAAATCAACTGCTTTGTAGGAAATAACGGTGCCGGTAAAACGAACGTACTGGATGCCATTTACCATCTTGCCTTTGCCAAAAGCTATTTCAATCCCATAACGATTCAAAACATAAAACACGAAACTGATTTTTTTGTGATCAATGGAAAGTTTGAAAAGGATAATCGTGAAGAAAATGTGGTGATTAGTGCAAAACGTGGCAACAAACGTATTGCAAAACGCAATGGTAAAGTCTATGATAAGATCAGCGATCATATAGGATTATTGCCGCTAGTGATTATCTCTCCAGCAGATCGAGATCTGATTATTGAAGGCAGTGAGACCAGACGTAAATTTCTGGATGGTGTGCTATCGCTGGATAATCAACAATATCTACAGCGACTGATCAACTATAATAAGTTGCTGTCACAACGTAATGCACTTCTCAAATACTTTGCAGCCAACCGTAAATTTGATAGCGATGCTCTTGCCGTTTACGATGAACAAATGGTGTCGTTAGGTAGTTATATCCATAAATGTAGGGTTGAATTTCTAGAGCGCTTCACTCCCATTTTTAAGGAGTTTTATGCAAAGATCTCAAGGAAAGCTGATGAAGAAGTAGATATATATTATAAATCTGATTTTCTTGATGCTAATCCAGCGACCGTTTTCAAAGAAGCACAGCAAAAAGATCTACAAATCCAATACAGCACGGTGGGAACTCACAAAGACGACCTACTATTCTCGCTGGATGGTTATCCCGTCAAGAAATACGGTAGCCAAGGACAACAAAAGAGTTTTTTGACCGCTTTGAAATTGGCGCAATTTGAATTTATTAAAAGTGAAAGCGGTACGGTTCCTATCTTACTATTGGATGATATTTTTGATAAACTGGATGAGAGTCGTGTATCACAATTGATAGAAATGGTGAACGATGAACAATTCGGTCAGTTGTTTATTAGTGATACCAATAGCGAGCGTACAGAAGCCGTTATCAAGAATGTAAATCAATCCTATAAAATGTTTGAGCTATGAAAAATTCGATCTGTGTCATTTTGATAGCTATTTTGGCAAGTTGTGCTAATGACAGCAATAGTGAAAAAATAAAGAACCTTAACGGTTACTGGAACATTGATCTTGTTGAGAAGTCTGACGGTAGCTCCAAAGAATTTCCTTTTACAAATCATATGGATTTTTTTGAAGTTAACGGCAACATAGGCACAAAAAGCCGCGTAAGTCCAACGTATGATGGAACATTTATATCCTATGGAGATGCGGTACGATTTGTCTGGGTAGACAATGAGAATCAAGTCGTTCTTAATTTTGAATCTGGAGACCAAGCCTACTCACAAATACTTAGAAAAGCGACCAAAGAAGAACTTGAACTGGTTCACGAGGATGGAACTGTTTATTATTATAAAGCCTATCAATCCAATGAGGAACAATAAAAAAGACGATTTTGTAAACATGAGCGATGCTTTGAAGGACTTCAAGTCCCAGAAAAAGTTGTCCAAAGGTTTCTTGAAAGTGGATGTTGATGCCGCATGGAAAGAGGTCATGGGTCCTGGAGTTATGACATATACGACAGGAGTTAAACTTTCTGGAGAGAAGCTGTTTATCGATCTATCGTCTTCTGTTTTGCGACAGGAGCTGTCTTATGGTCGCAGTAAAATCATAACAAACCTCAATGAACATTTAGGTAAAGAGATCATCAAGACTTTAGTGCTTAGGTAGTTAATTACCTACTTATAAATTCCAGTACTAAAATCTGGCTGATATTGTGATGGCGCAACGGACGGTTGTGTGGAAAGCTTTTTAGTAAATACTTTTTCATACAGTTCATTCAAGGTATCAAAGTCAATACTGTATTCCAATCCTAATCCTTGATCGTATCCTTCTTGTTGCCCTATTTGTTGCAACGCATTTTCTCTATTGAAAATTTTAAGCGTTAATGTTCCCGTCTGATTAAGTAAGAACTCAATCTCTACGTTTCCAATAACGGCACGCTCTGTTGTCGTGGTACTACCAACAGGAACTCCCAACTTACCATTGATGAACACCCGATCACTTATTTGTGTTGTAAGTGTAATT
Protein-coding sequences here:
- a CDS encoding DUF721 domain-containing protein, which encodes MRNNKKDDFVNMSDALKDFKSQKKLSKGFLKVDVDAAWKEVMGPGVMTYTTGVKLSGEKLFIDLSSSVLRQELSYGRSKIITNLNEHLGKEIIKTLVLR
- a CDS encoding lipocalin family protein, translating into MKNSICVILIAILASCANDSNSEKIKNLNGYWNIDLVEKSDGSSKEFPFTNHMDFFEVNGNIGTKSRVSPTYDGTFISYGDAVRFVWVDNENQVVLNFESGDQAYSQILRKATKEELELVHEDGTVYYYKAYQSNEEQ
- the recF gene encoding DNA replication/repair protein RecF (All proteins in this family for which functions are known are DNA-binding proteins that assist the filamentation of RecA onto DNA for the initiation of recombination or recombinational repair.), with amino-acid sequence MHLKSLSLVNYKSFDSADFEMDEKINCFVGNNGAGKTNVLDAIYHLAFAKSYFNPITIQNIKHETDFFVINGKFEKDNREENVVISAKRGNKRIAKRNGKVYDKISDHIGLLPLVIISPADRDLIIEGSETRRKFLDGVLSLDNQQYLQRLINYNKLLSQRNALLKYFAANRKFDSDALAVYDEQMVSLGSYIHKCRVEFLERFTPIFKEFYAKISRKADEEVDIYYKSDFLDANPATVFKEAQQKDLQIQYSTVGTHKDDLLFSLDGYPVKKYGSQGQQKSFLTALKLAQFEFIKSESGTVPILLLDDIFDKLDESRVSQLIEMVNDEQFGQLFISDTNSERTEAVIKNVNQSYKMFEL